A genomic stretch from Melospiza georgiana isolate bMelGeo1 chromosome 29, bMelGeo1.pri, whole genome shotgun sequence includes:
- the LOC131094562 gene encoding uncharacterized protein LOC131094562 isoform X2 codes for MGSSGCSSGIWWMLPMGSVGCSCENFWSFPWNLVDSHGICWRFLWNLLEVPVGSGRCSCEIFWSFPWNLVEVPMGSAGGSHGIWWMLPMRSLGCSREIFWMFLWDVLDVYMEFGGFPWDLLEVPVGSAGGSHGICWRFLWDLVDVPVRTSGAFHGIWWMLPMRSSGCFHGIWWMLPVGSSGGSCGIFWRFPWNLVDASCGIFWRFLWNLVDASRGIFWRFLWDLLEVPVGSAGCSCGISGHSPGIWWPWLPPGHFSCCFSPLSTLNCPSPPHQAAPWNSHQPPHVPVGSPWGSPSSFWGFLAEFGVPENLLGLPEILLWFPESPLGFLESFLGFPEIFWGLLRTFWGLLRTFWVS; via the exons ATGGGTTCTTCTGGATGTTCCTCTGGGATTTGGTGGATGCTTCCCATGGGATCTGTTGGATGTTCCTGTGAGAACTTCTGGAGCTTTCCATGGAATTTGGTGGATTCCCATGGGATCTGCTGGAGGTTCCTGTGGAATCTGCTGGAGGTTCCTGTGGGATCTGGTAGGTGTTCCTGTGAGATCTTCTGGAGCTTTCCATGGAATTTGGTGGAGGTTCCCATGGGATCTGCTGGAGGTTCCCATGGGATTTGGTGGATGCTTCCCATGAGATCTTTGGGATGCTCCCGTGAGATCTTCTGGATGTTCCTGTGGGATGTTCTGGATGTTTACATGGAATTTGGTGGATTCCCATGGGATCTGCTGGAGGTTCCTGTGGGATCTGCTGGAG GTTCCCATGGGATCTGCTGGAGGTTCCTGTGGGATCTGGTAGATGTTCCTGTGAGAACTTCTGGAGCTTTCCATGGAATTTGGTGGATGCTTCCCATGAGATCTTCGGGAT GTTTCCATGGAATTTGGTGGATGCTTCCTGTGGGATCTTCTGGAGGTTCCTGTGGGATCTTCTGGAGGTTTCCATGGAATCTGGTGGATGCTTCCTGTGGGATCTTCTGGAGGTTCCTGTGGAATCTGGTGGATGCTTCCCGTGGGATCTTCTGGAGGTTCCTGTGGGATCTGCTGGAGGTTCCTGTGGGATCTGCTGGATGCTCCTGTGGGATCTCAGgacattcccctgggatctgGTGGCCCTGGCTCCCTCCTGGACACTTCTCCTGTTGCTTTTCTCCTCTGAGCACTCTTAACTGTCCCAGCCCTCCCCATCAAGCAGCTCCCTGGAATTCCCACCAACCCCCCCACGTCCCTGTGGGATCTCCTTGGGGTTCCCCGAGTTCCTTTTGGGGTTTCCTGGCAGAATTTGGGGTTCCCGAGAACCTTTTGGGGTTACCTGAGATCCTCTTGTGGTTTCCTGAGAGTCCTTTGGGGTTTCTCGAGAGCTTTTTGGGGTTCCCTGAGATCTTCTGGGGTCTCCTGAGAACATTTTGGGGTCTCCTGAGGACATTTTGGGTTTCCTGA
- the LOC131094562 gene encoding uncharacterized protein LOC131094562 isoform X1, with protein MGSSGCSSGIWWMLPMGSVGCSCENFWSFPWNLVDSHGICWRFLWNLLEVPVGSGRCSCEIFWSFPWNLVEVPMGSAGGSHGIWWMLPMRSLGCSREIFWMFLWDVLDVYMEFGGFPWDLLEVPVGSAGGSHGICWRFLWDLVDVPVRTSGAFHGIWWMLPMRSSGCSCVIWWVFPWDLLEAPLRSAGCFPWDLLDVPARSSGGFHGIWWMLPVGSSGGSCGIFWRFPWNLVDASCGIFWRFLWNLVDASRGIFWRFLWDLLEVPVGSAGCSCGISGHSPGIWWPWLPPGHFSCCFSPLSTLNCPSPPHQAAPWNSHQPPHVPVGSPWGSPSSFWGFLAEFGVPENLLGLPEILLWFPESPLGFLESFLGFPEIFWGLLRTFWGLLRTFWVS; from the exons ATGGGTTCTTCTGGATGTTCCTCTGGGATTTGGTGGATGCTTCCCATGGGATCTGTTGGATGTTCCTGTGAGAACTTCTGGAGCTTTCCATGGAATTTGGTGGATTCCCATGGGATCTGCTGGAGGTTCCTGTGGAATCTGCTGGAGGTTCCTGTGGGATCTGGTAGGTGTTCCTGTGAGATCTTCTGGAGCTTTCCATGGAATTTGGTGGAGGTTCCCATGGGATCTGCTGGAGGTTCCCATGGGATTTGGTGGATGCTTCCCATGAGATCTTTGGGATGCTCCCGTGAGATCTTCTGGATGTTCCTGTGGGATGTTCTGGATGTTTACATGGAATTTGGTGGATTCCCATGGGATCTGCTGGAGGTTCCTGTGGGATCTGCTGGAG GTTCCCATGGGATCTGCTGGAGGTTCCTGTGGGATCTGGTAGATGTTCCTGTGAGAACTTCTGGAGCTTTCCATGGAATTTGGTGGATGCTTCCCATGAGATCTTCGGGATGTTCGTGCGTGATCTGGTGGGTGTTCCCATGGGATCTGTTGGAGGCTCCTCTGAGATCTGCTGGATGCTTCCCCTGGGATCTATTGGATGTTCCTGCGAGATCTTCTGGAGGTTTCCATGGAATTTGGTGGATGCTTCCTGTGGGATCTTCTGGAGGTTCCTGTGGGATCTTCTGGAGGTTTCCATGGAATCTGGTGGATGCTTCCTGTGGGATCTTCTGGAGGTTCCTGTGGAATCTGGTGGATGCTTCCCGTGGGATCTTCTGGAGGTTCCTGTGGGATCTGCTGGAGGTTCCTGTGGGATCTGCTGGATGCTCCTGTGGGATCTCAGgacattcccctgggatctgGTGGCCCTGGCTCCCTCCTGGACACTTCTCCTGTTGCTTTTCTCCTCTGAGCACTCTTAACTGTCCCAGCCCTCCCCATCAAGCAGCTCCCTGGAATTCCCACCAACCCCCCCACGTCCCTGTGGGATCTCCTTGGGGTTCCCCGAGTTCCTTTTGGGGTTTCCTGGCAGAATTTGGGGTTCCCGAGAACCTTTTGGGGTTACCTGAGATCCTCTTGTGGTTTCCTGAGAGTCCTTTGGGGTTTCTCGAGAGCTTTTTGGGGTTCCCTGAGATCTTCTGGGGTCTCCTGAGAACATTTTGGGGTCTCCTGAGGACATTTTGGGTTTCCTGA